The Terriglobia bacterium genome includes a region encoding these proteins:
- the tuf gene encoding elongation factor Tu (EF-Tu; promotes GTP-dependent binding of aminoacyl-tRNA to the A-site of ribosomes during protein biosynthesis; when the tRNA anticodon matches the mRNA codon, GTP hydrolysis results; the inactive EF-Tu-GDP leaves the ribosome and release of GDP is promoted by elongation factor Ts; many prokaryotes have two copies of the gene encoding EF-Tu), producing MVMPGDNVTLEIELITPVAMEKGLRFAIREGGRTVGAGTITEIIA from the coding sequence AGATGGTGATGCCTGGCGACAACGTGACGCTGGAGATCGAGTTGATCACGCCGGTGGCAATGGAAAAGGGGCTCAGGTTCGCAATCCGCGAAGGCGGACGAACGGTGGGCGCCGGTACCATCACCGAGATCATCGCGTAG